One genomic region from Argentina anserina chromosome 2, drPotAnse1.1, whole genome shotgun sequence encodes:
- the LOC126784817 gene encoding gibberellin 20 oxidase 2-like, with the protein MASTILSSPSKLQVQQTSRGSIDSSFLQRQTQIPSGFIWPEADLVAAHEELNEQLIDLKGFFKGDSVAIESTAKLIRASCLSHGFFQVTNHGVGSSLIKLADNHFDKFFHLPISEKLRVKRVPGSPLGYSGSHADRFSTRLPWKETLSFGFHENGPEKVVAEFFKSKLGNGFEQTGKVYQKYCEAMTSLALSIMELLAISLGVKRSHYREFFEDVHAIIRCNYYPTCQEPKLSLGTGPHCDPTSLTILHQDQVGGLEVFVNKKWHSVRPIQGALVINIGDTFTALSNGLYKSCLHRASVNAVKERRSLAFFLCPEDDKVVKPPEELVTQVGTRKYPDFTWPELLGFTQNHYRADESTLNQFFKFIQSENSNQLIKSSCKLFSDELTKIA; encoded by the exons ATGGCCTCTACTATTCTGTCGTCACCGTCTAAGCTCCAAGTTCAACAAACCAGCCGAGGTTCTATTGACTCTTCCTTTCTGCAGCGGCAAACCCAAATTCCCAGTGGATTCATCTGGCCAGAAGCCGACTTGGTGGCGGCTCACGAAGAGCTCAATGAACAGCTGATTGATCTCAAGGGCTTCTTCAAGGGTGACAGTGTGGCAATTGAGAGTACTGCCAAGCTCATTAGGGCTTCTTGCTTGAGCCACGGCTTTTTTCAAGTCACCAACCACGGTGTAGGCTCCAGCCTCATCAAACTCGCTGACAATCATTTCGACAAGTTCTTTCACCTCCCCATTAGCGAGAAGCTGAGGGTAAAGAGAGTCCCCGGCAGCCCTTTGGGGTATTCCGGCTCCCATGCCGACCGATTCTCCACCAGACTTCCCTGGAAGGAGACACTGTCTTTCGGCTTCCATGAGAATGGTCCGGAGAAAGTTGTCGCGGAATTTTTTAAATCCAAATTAGGAAATGGTTTTGAACAGACTGG GAAGGTGTATCAAAAATACTGTGAAGCAATGACGAGTTTGGCTCTATCAATAATGGAGCTACTGGCAATCAGCCTAGGAGTGAAGCGGTCGCACTACAGGGAATTCTTTGAGGATGTTCATGCTATCATCAGATGCAACTACTATCCGACTTGTCAAGAACCAAAGCTTTCTCTTGGGACTGGTCCTCATTGTGATCCAACATCACtaaccattctccaccaagaCCAAGTTGGGGGGCTTGAAGTGTTTGTCAACAAGAAATGGCATTCTGTAAGACCCATTCAAGGTGCTCTAGTCATCAACATTGGTGACACCTTCACG GCACTATCGAATGGATTGTACAAGAGCTGCCTACATCGCGCGAGCGTGAACGCCGTCAAGGAACGGAGATCTTTGGCATTCTTTTTGTGCCCCGAAGATGACAAAGTGGTGAAACCTCCAGAGGAACTCGTTACCCAAGTAGGGACAAGGAAATACCCAGATTTCACTTGGCCCGAGTTGCTTGGATTCACTCAGAACCATTATAGGGCTGATGAGTCTACCCTCAACCAATTCTTCAAGTTCATTCAGTCCGAAAATTCAAATCAGTTAATTAAAAGCAGCTGCAAGCTATTCTCTGATGAACTGACAAAGATTGCCTAG